The Hordeum vulgare subsp. vulgare chromosome 7H, MorexV3_pseudomolecules_assembly, whole genome shotgun sequence DNA window acattttaggtttgttaaacggcaaaacaaagtggttcacgtgattctcctcgtcgtcctggtccatttacatatatgacaCATCTTCAAcgaagctacggacaaatagttacgacctaaaccgttttcaacacgtcgacatgcaaaccgatgcaaacatcatactaaacagttctaattatgcatgagagttggaaattattaacctacacgaaattctagacaagttacaaatttgaatcactccgatccgatgaacggtttagaaactacgctcgtTTGAAAAACAAAGCTTTTCGTGAAATTAGCAAAGTCCCTGGAAATTGAAAAAAAATCTCACGGCGTTAAAAAAGAACAATGGGCCGAATTGCACTATTGTGCAGTGGCCCAGGGCTGAAATCGGCCCAAGTGGTGCTATGgtcaagagaaaaaaaatgaaCTCAGTAGCAAAAGAATTGAGGCCTCCATGGGATTTGATCCCGGGACCTCTCCGGTGGAGACTAAGGCACCAACTAGTACAACTACGAAGCAACTGTGATAATATATGGGTTTACCAAATATGAAGGTGCATAAGGGGCCGACCTGAACCAAAAAACAAACTAAGCAGAATTAGGGGTGCCTGGGATTCGAACCGCAGATCCCTTGGATGAAAACGAGCGGTGCTAGCCACTGGGCTACGGTAGTGTTTGCGTCCAACTACGGGTCCTGCGAATTTGAACCATATCCAGGTCGAGACTTAGTCTTCCACGAATGCACAGGGATCTCACCTTCAGATGCAGCAGACATACGCGATGGCGAGGCTTGCTGACGGTTGGAGGCAAGCTGGGACTGCAGCGAAGTTCGCGGGAACGGGCTGACTGCCTTGCCCCCGTCCAGATCCGGCGCCTAGCTGTGCTTTGGAGGCAGCcggctgggtcaacgccgaccccATCCATGGTGCGGCAGTCCCTGGTTCAGAAAAGATggtcagagagagagggagagaagaggAGGAAAGGAGAGGGAAGGAAGGGAGGCGCAGAGGCTCAACGCGGAGGAGCTCCTCTCCTCTGGGCTTGTGCGCGCGGGAACAGGGCGAGCTCCTACAGGTTGCCGGCTGGTGGCGACGGGGCGGACCTGAACGACGACCCAATGACTCATATAgctgcaaaagaaacacaaagagggaactctcagagagagagagagagagaaacaaaagcagggaggagaaagagagagaggcgtgGGGAAGCTCCGGACTCGGACGATGGGATCTTCGGCGAGGGTCGGGACCACGGGATCTGGCTGCGGCTGAACTGGGAAAGACCGCTGGTCAATGCGGGGTGTGGGAATAACTTAGCGCTGAGGAGCCCACGCGGTGGTGCAGCGAGCGGGATGCCGCGGCTGCTGGTGCTCTGCTGGAGCAGACCGAGGGAAGAGGTTGCGCGCGCGATTGGGACGACGGGGAAAACGAGGAAGGGAGACGGCGGCGAAAAGCAAGGAAGCCGGTCTCAGCTATGTGGTTGGATGGGGATGGATGCCAAGGGGAAATTTTTCactgggtggcggcggcgagggaatTGATGGATGGGAAAGCTAGGGCTAGGTTAGATTAGGTGGTCTATATATAAGGTAGGTTAGATTAGGGATTATTTGGACCCTCCGATTCGGATCGGACGGTCGAAAAAATAACTAGGTTAgagagtccaatggacaaactgctgactgtttgcggtaaaacggggttgatccggatccaacggtcacgaccgccaggctcaggttccgggaggttttcggactgggttgCGCGGCGGTTCAGTTCACTGTGCACAgaggctaggtggggatgagagggaaaacgagtGGCATGGCAacgcattttaaaacaccgacacacgtccgacggtagaccgaatacggtgccgctacggtcgaccgttcggttaccagacggactccgatcgcgacgaaattcaacaggcggcctacctatattaaaataacaccacgCGTCAAATCTCACccgaatcagagaaagttttacacacacttttaaaacaagattcgaacggtgccgcgggcgcgtgcgagtgcggtcgggctccgaacgggcaacgacgagaaccggcaactaacaacggatgcaagttttgaaaactggtggcaacggagaagccgatgcaatgcagatgatgcgaatgatgcgatgatgatgcgacaaaataaaatagacacacgacgaaaacggaaagacaaggggaatcttctggaacgtcggcatcgtgctgtcacaactctcctacactgcaagaggatctcgccccgagatccaagaatgaaaggggggaggatgagaaagaacaagaggtaaaaactttgtCGCTtcgttgacaaacgagtgaaaccaacaatccttgaaggttgcaaggcgctgaggactgatatgagaaggaagcaagaattcacggaaaatttcggcagcacttcggtaggaaaatgggacaaaaaattcggtaAGAAGGTAGAAATAGACaacattcacaacaaacaagtaaatagagcaagggaacaccatgatcttgatagaacaacataatagacccaaaagagcaacaacacaatgcctccggaagaagagaatatgaactagctcattcggaagaagagaatgaagagagaatgacaactataaactccaatgaacttgacaagcacccttgcgagaagaattaaacgaagttgttggaaaaacaacaacgaaaagaacaagacagtagcgggcttgtgaaaatcatctcagcaaatatgaggtgacaaccaaccactaaaagaaacaaggattgattgggagaaacaagatatgaacaatttcctacaccaagaggatacattgagaacttggattaatgacaagcaccataatagcaacaatccataggaaaagctttaggtgaaatccaaaccaaaatagctcaatgaagaaatcatgggttgaaaatatctcatgatcatagaattggtgggtttaattatctcatacttgaaaaaaaacttttcgaggctcctacagtaacaagaatgctataataccacctcaaaggataaaggaagaacaattgcacctataaatgcaagagaaaggatacttgaggttctccaacaagaatcttgaagaacacttgataatgtattgaaaccttgaagaaccaccatgaaggacctccatatacgaatgaatgatgcaaagatatcaaggtagaaaagaataagattatgaccttgccaagattttgaagaagcctcaccaagagatacttgatagaacttggaaatccgaaaaaaaagataagcacacttgataaaaaggaattgatatcgtgagccactccggaagaagaattgaaatcactatgaacaagaataagaattacgttatgcttatccttcatcaagtttaattgatgataaGCAACGGattagcgtagcacttattcttgaaagaatcttgaagagggagataggtaagcaccacttgaagcataattgaaggaagcaccgctaagaattcacaactgaatggaaattccaagaatgcatggaaacacatgagaatgaagagatcatgatccacctgaaagaaaacttgaacaacgcaccggataatcgagagacgatcgAAGAAACAACAATTGaggagaattgaggatgaaagctgaaagctgagaacgaaaaagtcttctgaaatgatggccttcggaggatcgagaatgaaaacaactcagaaaaacaccggatagcaagaaaaagggattactcatgattgacaacaaatgagaggatacacgaagctgagatgacaatcttcacaagaatgaaacaagactgagagaaacactccttcgaattgcaagctgagaatgacgatgagaacaacaccaagcatactgagacactccggaatcatgaagaatgaaaggttgagccaaaattATGAGACTtaactcaaatagatcttgaagaaggaataagactgatgaaattcacaCTTACGTCATAgatgaaagaattagagatctccggaaagattaaaaagctataacagatcctgggaaaaacctgtgggttatgggcccactcgaagaaaacaccgttagaaaagattgcttagaggagagatattgcaccggtatgaagagaactagatgaggttagcacctcgaaataattacagAATTGAGGACAAGAAACTTCtgggataacttcaacgctccggaaagAATAGAGATAAATGCCAACAAAAGACTAGATAAGAActtccaacacaggaaagaattacaaggacgaaaggaatatgatgaacacggacaactaaattaaattcaccggtaaggatgacaagaatgaacaaatatgacacgaagctcctgagaatcttcaccatgaatcaccggttacgaaagaaagaagagatagcggaagcattactgaaatgaaatgcagttggatgacATCCAAAcaatgaagaaaagggcgggagggcggggaaaaaaacaaagacaacttgggacagacgagatgaactccggaataaaatgagagaatgatcttgcaaaattagataagtttgaattcagttgaagagaagcacaccggttgaatggaattgatacgatgactctggttgaaaggaattgataagacaattgatagagcaaaagaattaatactctcataaaaatatgagaacacctgttagaaaagatctgaaatcaccacttgacaccgaagcaacttgaattaccatattccaacaaaacaaagggtgaggcttatgaaacaagccagaacaaactcatgagaaagatttcgtccgatattttcatggacaggatcgcacgggctcgatccttacagtagcatcaagtgcaaggcagtgcacccgacatacgaagtgtccccgagtcatagcaagctacaaggactctttaagacataacgtgtaccgctgtaagtcgaccgtgaacaaacgaatccactagatgtcgaaccccaacctaacatcatgcatttgttggaagattgtcctataagcaactacttgaattcccacctatgaattcccgaaatatctggtcatgcaatctggtacacggatacaaggattaataatcacacaactcttatactaacccgtcacttgtatcacatccgtcaacacacaactagaatctcggaccttcatctacaacagaccctcgtgatcacaacgatacaaagtatggcagtactcccgaacaatctgcaccagtactggggacatcggggttatctcgccactactagtattgaagcaattacgaacatccttcgtcccgagatattaagaaatctgaatgataacgatgtgctcaaagtagtccatcacaaattaccacaagccgcatagaaatcctcgatcacgaagctcgcgatctcgtcggattccctagtggaaaacctcaactctgagattacccaaagcatcaccggaatcccgatgcacaagatatctcgtcaaaggtaaaactaatccagcaaggccgcccggcgtgtcgacgatcccgataggagccgcgtatctcgttctcaggacacgacggataagctacgcgtacgagtgccaaacctcgagtttcctcgcggtggccccgcacagtgctctattttggaccagcaccatcaacactggccctccctgtattatgtagaattactcctcaggtagcgctaactccctatgcatttcaatttaacagaattattatgttgggcaaatagtaccaatgttgggccttgccagaccagctttaatctaaaacgaattatcaagggggtccccataacaaccccgatcgtgtttatggaacataacaccggtagccgaaactaagggggcaaaggtggaacaaaacaccaggctagaaaggccgagccttccaccttttaccaagtatataggtgcattaaagtaaatagcatttaatagggtgatatgacaaggaacccatgttatcacttggaagcaactgcacctgcaactagcaacgctaacacagggttaagcaagcggtaacatagccaatcagtggtttgctaggttgaacaggttgaaggttttcatggcattgttgagaggctaatatttaacatgtggtaggtaacgagacataatcgatagaaacggtaatgctagcacgacaatgatagtaatggtatatggggaaatggtcatcttgcctgagatcccgcttgaaagaagaatgactccgtgaagcagacgaaccgacgtagtcgaacaggtcctcacaatccggcacgctgcggaactctatcgagacgaagcaaacaggaaacacaaatcaacacatggaattcaccacacgatgtacaacacatatgatgcatgagcagctgagtatatgcaagtcacgacatgacaattcacacaatcaaacactacacattaagtgaagttgcatatcgacgaaactccacatttaattatttagttcactcccgttcaggtacacgactatattaaatgtttttaaacatgacacgagggtgaagcacaaattaatctacctagctaggcattttaaatgagaccggaaacgacatatagcatctccgaaatgaccccacgtgttaaatcttaatactgtccagatttgtcctaatcacattttaggtttgttaaacggcaaaacaaagtggttcacgtgattctactcgtcgtcctggtccatttacatatatggcacatctccaacgaagctacggacaaatagttacgacctaaaccgttttcaacacgtcgacatgcaaaccgatgcaaacaacacactaaacagttctaattatgcatgagagttggaaattattaacctacacgaaattctagacaagttacaaatttgaatcactccaatccgatgaacggtttagaaactacgctcgtTTGAAAAACAAAGCTTTTCGTGAAATTAGCAAAGTCCCTGGAAGTTGAAAAAAAAATCTCACGACGTTAAAAAAAGAACAATGGGCCGAATTGCACTATTGTGCAGTGGCCCAGGGCTGAAATCGGCCCAAGTGGTGCTATGGTCAAGAGAAAAAAATGAACTCAGTAGCAAAAGAATTGAGGCCTCCATGGGATTTGATCCCGGGACCTCTTCGGTGGAGACTAAGGCACCAACCAGTCCAGCTACGAAGCAACTGTGATAACATATGGGTTTACCAAATATGAAGGTGCATAAGGGGCCGACCTGAACCAAAAAACAAACCAAGTAGAATTAGGGGTGCctcggattcgaaccccagatcccTTGACCTGAACCAAAAAACAAACCAAGTAGAATTAGGGGTGCctgggatttgaaccccagatcccttGGATGAAAACGAGCGGCGCTAGCCACTTGGCTACGGTCATGTTTGCGTCCAACTACGGGTCCTGCGAATTTGAACCATATGAAGGTCGAGACTTAGTCTTCCACGAACGCACCGGGATCTCACCTTCAGATGCAGCAGACATACGCGACAACGAGGCTTGCTGACGGTTGGAGGCGAGCTCGGGCTGCAGCGAAGTTTGCGGGAACGGGCTGACTGCCTTGCCCCCGTCCAGATCCGGCACCTAGCTGTGCTTTGGAGGCAGTcggctgggtcaacgccgaccccATCCATGGTGCGGAAGTTCCTGGTTCGGAAAAGATGgtctgagagagagggagagcaaaGGAGGAAAGGAGAGGGAAGGAAGGGAGGCGCGCAGAGGCTCAACGTGGAGGAGCTCCTCTCCTCTCGGCTTGTGCGCGCGGGAACGGGGCGAGCTCCTACGGGTTGCCGGCCG harbors:
- the LOC123408796 gene encoding uncharacterized protein LOC123408796 gives rise to the protein MSAASEVIGSSFRSAPSPPAGNLDCRTMDGVGVDPAGCLQSTARRRIWTGARQSARSRELRCSPSLPPTVSKPRHRVCLLHLKSSAVCRIVRTCSTTSVRLLHGVILLSSGISVAGTGKGYLT